The sequence CGGTAATCCACACTGCGAGTACGCCGATTATTATCTGGTGAATATTTTCGGGGTAACGTGATGACGTAGGTTGTTCCAAGGTAGGCTTCAATCTTGTCATGGTAAATATGAAGGCGCAGCTTTTCTCCTATCAAGCGGGATGGGACCGTATAAATGACGCGTTTTACCAGAATTGTGCTGGTCGTGCTGACTCCGACCACTTTTTCAGTATAATCAACGGTCCTCTGAAGAGGAAGTTCTTTCAAGTACTTACGTTCCTGTGCAATCTTATCTGCATTGCGGGCATTGATATCCCTTACAATGATATCCAGCCACTGCTGATAGGCCGATACAGATTCAAAATCAACAGAATTCCGGAGCAATAAGGCTTGGTGAATTCTATTCTTTAAGTGGCCGTGTGGTGACTCAACTCCGCCGTTTTCATGCCCCTTCCCCCTATTATTTCGGGTCGGGACCAAGCCATAATGGTTGAATAGCTCCTCATAACGCTTGGTGACATCTTCCTTCGCATCTTTGGTCAAATTCTTGAAAGCAGCAGACAGGCTGTCTGTACGATGCTCTGTTGGGACCCCTCCCAGCCGCCAAAAAGCGTCCTGTAATCCCTCACTGAGTGCGGTAAATGATTCTCCTCCGAGGACCACTTTGACATGGCACCAACCGCTGTAAATTAAGCGAAAATGATAAAGTAGGTGATTCAAAGGCTCTCCGTTGATCGTGATTGTTACTTTTTTTAGCTTTGTAAAATCTGATAACCCCATACGCCCAGGAATTTTTTCCTGCAAAAACATTACTTCTTTGCCTGATCCGTTAAGCGCTTTCCATTTTTTAACCTTACGTTGGAATGTACGCAGTTTGGACCGCTGGAATTTTTCAGGATATTTACCTGCAAAATGCTCAAATAACGTTAACGGCTGAAGTTCGGCGTTTTGTTCCAGCATCGGAACGACCTCATTTTCCCAAACCCCTTTAAAGTGGTCCTTGCGTGTACGCCAATGACGCATGGGTTTGTCTCCTTGAGAAATATTGCCATTTTCGATTCTACGTCCTGAACGTTCTGATATTCCAGCCTTTGCGGCTGCTGTGACCTGAATAGTTCCTTTGCTTCTTGCTGACATGTATATCCTTATCTGTTGTTCGGTTATTGGTTTCCCCGACACGGGATTGCACCTCCATTTAAGTGAACTTTAGTGTCGGGGGTTTTATCACGACAAACCGGTCAAGGTAATTGTCGTCAACCGGACAAGATAATTGTCGCAGAATACTTTGGCGGGCTCTTTGAGAATATGGTGATTTCTGAAGCTTATAAATCAAGGATAAATAAAGGTTTGGAGCCGCGCCTTTTTTTTTATCGCGACCGGCATCAACATGAGATTGATCTTCTCTACCCAATCGGTTCATCCTTTACCCCGATTGAAATTAAATCATCACGAACTTACAGGGATGAATTCTTAAACGGAATCCGTTATTTTCAAAAAATTTCCGGTTCAAACCAGCCCGGAATGCTGATTTATGATGGAGACATTGAAATGGACAAAGAAGAAGCTCAGATCAGAAATTTTAGAGGGATCTGGTGACAGGCCCGGCAACGGCAGGGACTTTTGGATCGATCTTTCACTTTTGATCTTGCAGCATAAACTTTACCGGGGGCCAAGGCCAAATCTCCCAAATAAAGCACAGCCTATGTTGATGGTTATGCACATGCCTTCGGATTTATCCCGAACTCTTTTCGAAACGTTTTCGTGAAATGGCTCAGACTTGCGTATCCTACATTGTAAGCCGCTTCCGATACACTGCATTCATGTCTTGCAATCATATCCCGCGCCGTTTCAAGGCGTATGACCCGCAAGTACTCGAATGGGGCCAGGCCAAACATCTTCCTGAATCCCTGGGTAAGGTGGTTGTGGTTGAGCCCCACTCTGCGGGCAAGCTCAAGTACACTTGGTGGATTTTCCATCTCTGTAACTGCTCACCCCTCTAATTGCGAAGGTAAAAAAATAAAAAAAGCTTGACAGGGTTTTTCACGATTTTTTTTAAATTTTTGAAAGGTCCCCAAATTTGCATTTAAAGCACACTGCTATTTCTATATTCTGAAGTTTACCTTGAATGAATGACAAATGATGTCGAACTCCGAAAAAATCAATTGCAGGACGAATGACGAGGTCAAAAAAAGCCATGTTATAATACAGGCATGGCAACAGTGGATAAGAAAAGTATTCAAGCCTGCCTTCTTCACAAACGGATAAGGATGAGACCGCCAAATCGAGTCCGGGAAGGAAAGGGTAAAGAGGTTAGTGGAAAGATCACCAATGTCCGCACGAAAGAAACCGTCACTATTGCTAAAGCTGAAACATGTGATGTCTGTGGCGCGGCCCTGGACCAAACACCCTGCCGGGAACATGAACGGCGTACCAAGATAGATATCATCTTTGAAAAAGTCATGAACCAGGTTGATGCCGAAATTAAAGAGTGCCCCAACTGCACAGCGACAGTAAAGGGAGACTTTCCTGAAGATATGCCAGGTCCCTTACAATATGGAAACGGACTCAAAGCATTCGCCATCCACTTGATCATCAGTCAAATGGTTGCCCTCAACCGGGTTCAAAAACAGATTTCCGCCATGATTGGTACGGTAATTTCTGAAGCAACCCTTCTCAAGTTTGTCTGGCGGCTTTATCAAGCACTTGAAAAATGGGAAGCAAAATCAATTGAGAGCATTCTTCAGGCCCCATCAATCCATGTTGACGAGACATCTTTCCGGGTGGATCAAAAAAATCACTGGATACATGTGTATTCTTCTGGAGGAACCACGCTGAAGCTGCTTCATCGAAAGCGAGGCAAGGAAGCGATGGTTGATTTGAACATCATCCCCCGCTAGGGAGGAGTAATAATTCATGATTGCTCGAGGGGGTAAAGAGCTGCCGGAAATCCCGCCAAAGCCGAAGGGTCAACGCGGTAAAATGGCAAAATCAGATGCCCACAATCTTTGGGAAAGGCTTAAAAAAATATGAAACGTCCGTTTTGCTGTTTGCCAAAGATTCATATGTTCCATTCACCAACAACCGGGCTGAACGAGATCTTCGTATGGCAAAGGTGAAACAGAAAATATCAGGGTGCTTTCGACGTCAACGATATGCCCATGCTTATTGTCGGATTTCGAGTTACCTGCAAACCATGGCGAACAAAGGAGTGAATCCGCTCGTTGCCATTCAGTTGGCGTTGGTGGATGAAATCCCCTGTGCTGATTTCAACCGGGGTGAGTAGTTACTAAAAAACAATGTAAAAATCCCAAAACCAGGGTTCGGGACATAGAGAAACTTGGCATTTCTCACTATGATGCCATGCTCTGCGGCATCGCCCGCAAAAAGTACTGGCACATGAGCAAAGTTAAATGGGTGCCATGCCTGAAGGGTATTTTATTGAGAAAGGATTATATCTGCCCGGGAACTGATTCCTAAAATCAGCTGAACCGACCTGGTATGTGATCCGTATGCCGGGGTGGCCTGGGAAGGCTCCTCAGTGATGGGGAGTCCTATCCCGATTATGTGTTTTTATTTGGACTCAAGCGCTTTTTTTAAATTCTCTCCTTCTTCTTTAATATGTTGTATTACACTTAAAAGATTTTTATCATATTTCTTTTTGAGTAAAAATTTTATTAACCGGGGAAAACGACCATGCGAAGTTGCAGTAAAAACGCAGTATTTTTCCCTTGGTTCTACGTGAAAACCCATTTCCGGGACAAACTTCCTTATATATCGAGATAAAGGTACATATATGATCTTTCTGTTTGGCACAACTTTGGTAACAATGATTTTAGCTTTTTGTAATTTACCATGAAGATATTCTTCAGAATATGCGATAGAACCCTCCTGCCAAGGTAAGCCTTTTAACCAGCGAAAAGTCACATGATCTTGTGGGTGCCAGGCTCGAAAGCTATCATCATCAACTATGTTGCAAAGGAAATCAAAGACCTTATTTGGTGTAGTACGAACTTCTATGGATTCGCTTACAAATATATCTTCTAATATTTGCACAACTGACCTCCTTTCATACACATAGCAAGTAATGTTATCGTTGTCCTCTGTTAAAGTCTGAGGTTGTAATATTATCCCTTTAGAAAAACAGAAAACAGGACAACATTTCAATAGCAACCAAGCGATCGAATGTAAATAGAAAGCTTAAATGAAACATTGAGAAAAACAAGACCGAGCAATGATGGTATCTAACCGGATTATTTGAAATTCATAGCACCTCACCAATAACAGATCAAGTAAGCATGGCACCGGTACAGTCATTTTCCGATCTACTCTGAATTTTTAATTTCCTTTGGTTTTTTTGGAAAATTCTCGAGGGTTAGCCCTTTGCATAGAATAATCGGAATAAAAACTTTCTTGCTACTATTTTCGTATCATGCTATTAAATGCGTATCAGTTAACTTAATCGAAGGAGAAAATTATGCCTGTTATTACTGTTGCTATTCATCCAATTGATCAAGAACAAAAAGCTCGTTTAATCAGAGAAATCACTAAAACCGCAATGGAAATAACTAAAGTTCCTGCAGACAAGTATGTAGTTTTTATTGATGAATACCAAAATGAATCTATCGGGCTCGCAGGCAAAACACGAGCTGAGATCATTGCTGAAGCCTCTTTCTAAGATGTCTTTATCACAGCCTGGTAAGAAGGTTCGAGGTTCAAGTTCCGGTTCACCAATCAACGCACTCTTTGACCTTTTAGGAAAGCGTTGGGCGTTAGGCATTCTTTGGTACCTCGGGGACAACCCAAGTTCATTTAGAGAGCTTCAGGATCGCTGTGGAGGGGTCTCTCCATCCGTCCTTAATAGTCGGCTAAAGGACTTACGTAATGCAGAAATTGTTGCAAGAAGTCTTGATGGCTACGTTTTAACGGAAAGAGGGAAAGAGTTACGTTCATTTA is a genomic window of uncultured Desulfobacter sp. containing:
- the istA gene encoding IS21 family transposase, whose protein sequence is MSARSKGTIQVTAAAKAGISERSGRRIENGNISQGDKPMRHWRTRKDHFKGVWENEVVPMLEQNAELQPLTLFEHFAGKYPEKFQRSKLRTFQRKVKKWKALNGSGKEVMFLQEKIPGRMGLSDFTKLKKVTITINGEPLNHLLYHFRLIYSGWCHVKVVLGGESFTALSEGLQDAFWRLGGVPTEHRTDSLSAAFKNLTKDAKEDVTKRYEELFNHYGLVPTRNNRGKGHENGGVESPHGHLKNRIHQALLLRNSVDFESVSAYQQWLDIIVRDINARNADKIAQERKYLKELPLQRTVDYTEKVVGVSTTSTILVKRVIYTVPSRLIGEKLRLHIYHDKIEAYLGTTYVITLPRKYSPDNNRRTRSVDYRHVIGSLERKPQAFRYSQLRDDLLPSDTYRLIWDQLDQTLDPRTACKSIVGILSLANRTDQETELGDYILEKMMDNHIPALHELQKKFNKKEKEIPEINMVAVSGEDYNILLSSHSFTEVF
- a CDS encoding DUF4143 domain-containing protein; the protein is MSGVLSRQTGQGNCRQPDKIIVAEYFGGLFENMVISEAYKSRINKGLEPRLFFYRDRHQHEIDLLYPIGSSFTPIEIKSSRTYRDEFLNGIRYFQKISGSNQPGMLIYDGDIEMDKEEAQIRNFRGIW
- a CDS encoding helix-turn-helix transcriptional regulator, encoding MENPPSVLELARRVGLNHNHLTQGFRKMFGLAPFEYLRVIRLETARDMIARHECSVSEAAYNVGYASLSHFTKTFRKEFGINPKACA
- a CDS encoding transposase, which codes for MRPPNRVREGKGKEVSGKITNVRTKETVTIAKAETCDVCGAALDQTPCREHERRTKIDIIFEKVMNQVDAEIKECPNCTATVKGDFPEDMPGPLQYGNGLKAFAIHLIISQMVALNRVQKQISAMIGTVISEATLLKFVWRLYQALEKWEAKSIESILQAPSIHVDETSFRVDQKNHWIHVYSSGGTTLKLLHRKRGKEAMVDLNIIPR
- a CDS encoding transposase, whose amino-acid sequence is MPTIFGKGLKKYETSVLLFAKDSYVPFTNNRAERDLRMAKVKQKISGCFRRQRYAHAYCRISSYLQTMANKGVNPLVAIQLALVDEIPCADFNRGE
- a CDS encoding SRPBCC family protein, which translates into the protein MQILEDIFVSESIEVRTTPNKVFDFLCNIVDDDSFRAWHPQDHVTFRWLKGLPWQEGSIAYSEEYLHGKLQKAKIIVTKVVPNRKIIYVPLSRYIRKFVPEMGFHVEPREKYCVFTATSHGRFPRLIKFLLKKKYDKNLLSVIQHIKEEGENLKKALESK
- the dmpI gene encoding 4-oxalocrotonate tautomerase DmpI, yielding MPVITVAIHPIDQEQKARLIREITKTAMEITKVPADKYVVFIDEYQNESIGLAGKTRAEIIAEASF
- a CDS encoding helix-turn-helix domain-containing protein, with translation MSLSQPGKKVRGSSSGSPINALFDLLGKRWALGILWYLGDNPSSFRELQDRCGGVSPSVLNSRLKDLRNAEIVARSLDGYVLTERGKELRSFIVPLADWSATWSKEVYGYERPGMSERLKQEQSKK